Proteins from one Paludisphaera rhizosphaerae genomic window:
- a CDS encoding TIGR03067 domain-containing protein: MSLKLLFAFAMLLTCCAAVPGADAADVNDQMEGVWIPAKGEMAGQPLPDDFLKTFKLEVKDDKYTVTINGQVDKGDCKRDPAAKPKTLDITGTDGPNKGKTIPAIYERNGDSLKVCYDISGKERPKEFKTADGSLQFFVEYKLQKP, from the coding sequence ATGTCGCTCAAGCTGCTCTTCGCCTTCGCTATGCTCCTGACCTGCTGCGCGGCCGTACCGGGCGCGGACGCCGCCGACGTGAACGACCAGATGGAGGGCGTCTGGATCCCGGCCAAGGGGGAGATGGCCGGCCAGCCCTTGCCCGACGACTTCCTGAAGACGTTCAAGCTGGAGGTCAAGGACGACAAGTACACGGTGACCATCAACGGCCAGGTCGACAAGGGCGACTGCAAGCGCGACCCCGCCGCCAAGCCCAAGACGCTCGACATCACCGGCACCGACGGCCCCAACAAGGGCAAGACCATCCCGGCCATCTACGAGCGCAACGGCGACTCCCTGAAAGTCTGCTACGACATCTCCGGCAAGGAACGCCCCAAGGAGTTCAAGACGGCCGACGGCTCGCTCCAGTTCTTCGTGGAGTACAAGCTGCAGAAGCCGTGA
- a CDS encoding SRPBCC family protein — MTTFTTKREIPAIPSAVFAAFRDPVRLARWWGPDGFTNTFETFEFQPGGRWVFVMHGPTGANYDNESRFETIVPDEQVVIRHVSQPHFRLTVTLQEQPAGTLLLWEQAFDDDDVAKAVRHIVEPANEQNLDRLSAEVQAG; from the coding sequence ATGACGACCTTCACGACGAAGCGCGAGATCCCTGCAATCCCGTCCGCCGTCTTCGCCGCGTTTCGGGATCCGGTACGCCTCGCCCGGTGGTGGGGGCCGGACGGCTTCACCAACACGTTCGAGACGTTCGAGTTCCAGCCCGGCGGGCGCTGGGTCTTCGTCATGCACGGGCCCACCGGGGCGAACTACGACAACGAATCGCGGTTCGAGACGATCGTTCCGGACGAACAGGTCGTCATCCGACACGTCTCGCAGCCGCATTTCCGGCTCACCGTCACGCTCCAGGAGCAGCCGGCCGGAACCCTTCTCCTGTGGGAGCAGGCGTTCGACGACGACGACGTCGCGAAGGCCGTCCGCCACATCGTCGAGCCCGCGAACGAGCAAAACCTCGACCGGCTCTCGGCGGAGGTTCAAGCTGGCTGA